The Prochlorococcus marinus str. MIT 9301 genome window below encodes:
- a CDS encoding DUF3727 domain-containing protein: MKEANSNDNYDAQTLLLNDSNGNELFCYLEQLVSVEGQEYALLTPVDTPVSLFKINEKDEPELIEKIDKNEQILKNAEAVLQEHDLRLVRSAVTLTVSGELEEPIYDELEEDYVDDDSESYELLVNFNLLDQEYGLYIPLDPFFIVGKLKDKGALLVEDDEFDKIQPLIETELEKSSS, from the coding sequence ATGAAAGAAGCCAATTCAAATGATAATTATGATGCACAGACTCTTTTATTAAATGACTCAAATGGAAACGAGCTATTTTGTTATCTTGAACAATTAGTAAGTGTTGAAGGCCAAGAATATGCTTTATTAACGCCAGTTGATACACCAGTAAGTCTTTTTAAGATAAATGAAAAAGATGAACCTGAACTAATTGAGAAAATAGATAAAAATGAACAAATACTAAAAAATGCTGAAGCAGTCCTTCAAGAACATGATTTAAGACTTGTCAGATCAGCAGTTACATTAACAGTATCAGGAGAACTTGAAGAACCAATTTACGATGAATTAGAAGAAGATTACGTCGATGATGATAGTGAGAGTTATGAATTGCTAGTTAACTTTAATCTTTTAGACCAAGAATATGGCTTATATATACCACTAGATCCTTTTTTTATTGTTGGTAAATTAAAAGACAAAGGTGCCTTATTAGTTGAAGATGATGAGTTCGATAAAATTCAACCTTTGATTGAAACTGAGCTTGAAAAAAGTAGTTCTTAA
- the hisA gene encoding 1-(5-phosphoribosyl)-5-[(5-phosphoribosylamino)methylideneamino]imidazole-4-carboxamide isomerase, giving the protein MNLIPAIDLMNGKCVRLFKGDFNKRKDFTKEPHEQAKFWESEGAKCIHIVDLDAAKTGSPTNDKSIKKIAKTVNIPIQIGGGIRSQERIEQLFSYGIEKVIMGTSAIENKELVKDLSNKYPGRIIVGIDAKNGKVSTRGWLEQSNIFATDLVKEFSSFKIASFIVTDINTDGTLEGTNEEFIKSILEITDIPVIASGGVGSISDLLSLVKFENSGLFGVIVGKALYENKFTIKEANNVLSSERLNDFDLNRNYYA; this is encoded by the coding sequence ATGAACCTAATACCAGCAATTGATTTAATGAATGGTAAGTGCGTAAGGCTTTTTAAAGGCGACTTTAATAAAAGAAAAGACTTTACCAAAGAGCCTCATGAGCAAGCTAAATTTTGGGAAAGCGAAGGGGCAAAATGTATACATATAGTTGATTTGGATGCTGCAAAAACTGGATCCCCAACAAACGATAAATCAATAAAAAAGATTGCAAAAACAGTTAACATACCTATTCAAATAGGTGGGGGGATAAGGTCTCAAGAAAGGATAGAACAATTATTTTCTTATGGTATTGAGAAAGTTATCATGGGAACCTCTGCAATAGAAAATAAAGAACTAGTTAAAGACTTATCAAATAAATATCCTGGAAGGATAATTGTTGGAATAGATGCAAAAAATGGAAAAGTTAGTACAAGGGGTTGGCTTGAGCAATCTAATATTTTTGCCACAGATCTAGTAAAAGAGTTTTCTTCATTTAAAATTGCTAGTTTTATTGTTACAGATATAAATACAGATGGGACGTTAGAAGGGACAAATGAAGAATTCATAAAAAGCATACTTGAAATTACAGATATTCCAGTAATAGCCTCAGGAGGTGTTGGTTCAATTTCTGATTTATTATCCTTAGTAAAATTTGAAAACTCTGGACTTTTTGGAGTAATTGTAGGTAAAGCTCTATATGAAAATAAATTCACGATAAAAGAAGCTAATAATGTATTGTCATCAGAGAGATTAAATGACTTTGATTTAAACAGAAATTACTACGCCTAA
- a CDS encoding ABC transporter ATP-binding protein: MKNDALIIDDLHHKYDKQECSNWILNEINLKIENGELLGLLGPSGCGKTTLLRLIAGFEYPSKGRISLNDKEISSRKKILSPEKRNIGMVFQDYALFPHLTVLENVIFGLKNKKDRSRVDYLLNVVGLDSFVGRYPHELSGGQKQRLAIARALAPGTNFILLDEPFCSLDMHVKLKLRSELPNILKGCNASGLMVTHDPEEAMSICDKVAVMKDGKIHQIDTPINLLNNPKTIFVSSFILGNNIINLKKNGNSYSSCLGEINCSEYLKNTNIKNMSISPKFISIKRSESDDAIVISKEFLGEYLIYKVFINGNILRVRTDINNLLNNGDKCTLSINKNSFYFLYPGAYKEYI; the protein is encoded by the coding sequence GTGAAAAATGATGCGTTAATAATTGATGATTTGCATCATAAATATGATAAGCAAGAATGTTCAAATTGGATATTAAATGAAATTAACCTGAAAATTGAAAATGGCGAATTGTTAGGGTTGCTTGGTCCTTCTGGTTGCGGTAAAACTACTCTTTTAAGATTAATCGCAGGGTTCGAATATCCCTCTAAAGGGCGGATCTCTCTAAATGATAAGGAAATTTCAAGTAGGAAAAAAATTCTTAGTCCTGAGAAAAGAAATATTGGTATGGTTTTTCAAGACTATGCACTTTTCCCTCACTTGACTGTTTTGGAAAATGTAATTTTTGGTTTGAAAAACAAAAAAGACAGATCTAGAGTTGATTATTTATTAAATGTTGTTGGTCTTGATAGTTTTGTTGGAAGGTACCCACATGAACTGTCTGGAGGCCAAAAACAAAGACTCGCAATTGCAAGAGCTCTTGCTCCAGGCACAAATTTTATTTTATTAGATGAACCTTTTTGTAGTCTTGATATGCATGTCAAACTAAAGTTGAGAAGTGAACTCCCTAACATTCTAAAAGGTTGTAATGCAAGCGGATTGATGGTTACTCATGATCCTGAAGAAGCGATGTCAATTTGCGATAAAGTCGCCGTTATGAAGGATGGGAAAATACATCAAATTGATACACCAATTAACCTTCTAAATAATCCCAAGACCATATTTGTTAGTAGTTTTATCTTGGGCAATAATATTATTAATCTTAAAAAAAATGGTAATTCATATAGTTCTTGTTTAGGTGAAATAAATTGCTCAGAGTATTTGAAAAATACGAATATCAAAAATATGTCAATTTCGCCTAAATTTATTTCAATTAAAAGATCAGAATCTGATGATGCGATTGTTATATCTAAAGAATTTCTTGGAGAATATCTTATATATAAAGTATTTATTAATGGAAACATATTAAGGGTTAGAACTGATATTAATAATCTCCTTAATAATGGTGATAAATGTACTCTTTCAATTAATAAAAATAGTTTTTATTTTTTATATCCTGGGGCATATAAGGAATATATATAG
- a CDS encoding Crp/Fnr family transcriptional regulator: MNFHAYGESPSKSVRIITGQSVLIDPSSRPKGTCLEVESGIARVYCPCEETEGMTLAFLQSGDQLRTDLLCSEGVCVEALTDLSFHSNVNIDENIGFDAVNEWTLQLLRIRHLGNAEQRLQALFSILVNRLGRRCGQWCELPFRLTHERIGELIGSTRVTSTRLISKLRSSELLIAPIGTQTVSVAPSFIETSPL, translated from the coding sequence ATGAATTTCCATGCTTATGGAGAATCTCCGTCAAAGTCAGTAAGGATAATAACTGGGCAATCCGTTTTAATAGACCCTTCATCAAGACCAAAAGGCACATGCCTAGAAGTTGAAAGTGGAATTGCAAGAGTTTATTGTCCTTGCGAAGAAACTGAAGGAATGACACTCGCATTTTTACAATCAGGAGATCAATTAAGAACTGATCTTTTATGTAGCGAAGGTGTCTGCGTTGAAGCACTAACAGATTTGTCTTTTCACAGCAATGTAAATATTGATGAGAATATTGGTTTCGACGCAGTAAATGAATGGACTTTACAACTTCTCAGGATTAGACACTTAGGAAATGCAGAACAGCGATTACAAGCTTTGTTTTCAATACTAGTAAATCGTCTGGGCAGAAGATGTGGTCAATGGTGTGAGTTACCTTTTAGGCTAACTCATGAAAGGATTGGTGAATTAATCGGTTCTACACGAGTAACATCAACAAGATTAATTTCTAAATTAAGATCATCTGAGTTATTAATAGCTCCTATAGGAACCCAAACAGTCAGTGTTGCTCCTTCTTTTATTGAAACATCACCGCTATAA
- a CDS encoding PCC domain-containing protein, with product MQPHSLKLSPESDLINSIKEYSLSNNLYGYVSGVVGNLRTVCIQCPGNQVINKFEGNLEIVSLNGHFHKGDVHLHLSFADEGCNVFGGHLEEGCIVKKGTDILLLSFEQKIINISNHDLITNESRVKAYILKDCPWSKRAIRLLNSLSIPHEVTLIDNDESFQKIMAQSSHNTFPQIFLDNKFFGGYDALSEQAKLDNLISFK from the coding sequence ATGCAGCCTCATAGCCTAAAGCTATCTCCAGAATCTGATTTGATAAATTCAATTAAAGAATATTCTTTATCGAATAATTTATACGGGTATGTTTCTGGAGTGGTTGGTAATCTTAGAACAGTTTGTATTCAATGCCCAGGTAATCAAGTGATAAATAAATTTGAAGGAAATCTAGAGATAGTTTCTTTAAACGGGCATTTTCATAAAGGAGATGTTCATTTACATTTGAGTTTTGCAGATGAGGGATGTAATGTGTTTGGCGGGCATCTTGAGGAGGGATGTATTGTAAAAAAAGGTACTGATATATTATTACTTTCCTTTGAGCAGAAAATTATTAATATCTCAAATCATGATTTAATCACTAATGAATCACGTGTAAAAGCATATATTTTAAAGGATTGTCCTTGGTCTAAAAGAGCAATTAGGCTGCTTAATTCTTTATCTATCCCTCATGAAGTTACTTTAATAGACAATGATGAGAGCTTTCAAAAAATAATGGCTCAAAGTAGCCATAATACTTTTCCTCAAATATTTTTAGATAATAAATTTTTTGGAGGATATGATGCACTTTCTGAACAAGCAAAATTGGATAACTTAATTTCATTTAAGTAA
- a CDS encoding NAD-dependent epimerase/dehydratase family protein has product MKILVMGGTRFVGKSLVGKLLSKNHDIDIFTRGNKSNPEKTNLIKGDRNNSEDIVKLRNKKYDVVYDISGRELEQTKLLIGNLDNSFQRYIYVSSAGVYKDNFELPLSEEDPIDPNSRHKGKFETENWLINQKIPFTSFRPTYIYGPGNYNKIENWFFERLFTKKSIPIPGDGSLITQLGHVSDLTDVMIRCMNFENSKNNIYNCSGEKGVTIKGLIYFCANVLGLNKNEISLRTFDYQKLDPKSRKGFPIRLNHYQTDISKIKRDLEWAPTFDLLNGLRDSFVKDFNNKKSEEFDENSDHILFDS; this is encoded by the coding sequence ATGAAAATTCTTGTAATGGGTGGCACTAGATTTGTAGGCAAGTCTTTGGTTGGAAAGTTATTAAGTAAAAATCATGATATTGATATTTTCACGAGAGGTAATAAAAGTAATCCTGAAAAAACAAATTTAATTAAGGGTGATAGAAATAATTCAGAAGATATCGTCAAGCTAAGAAATAAAAAGTATGATGTTGTTTATGATATTTCTGGACGAGAATTAGAGCAAACTAAACTTCTTATAGGAAATTTAGATAACTCTTTCCAGAGATATATATATGTCAGCTCTGCAGGGGTTTATAAAGATAATTTTGAACTACCCTTATCAGAAGAGGATCCAATTGATCCAAATAGTAGGCACAAAGGAAAGTTTGAGACAGAAAATTGGTTGATAAACCAAAAAATTCCTTTTACAAGTTTTAGACCTACTTATATTTATGGACCAGGAAATTATAATAAAATTGAAAATTGGTTTTTTGAAAGGTTATTCACTAAAAAATCTATACCAATACCTGGTGATGGGTCTTTGATTACTCAACTAGGCCATGTTTCCGATCTAACTGATGTAATGATTAGGTGCATGAATTTTGAAAATTCTAAAAATAATATTTACAACTGTTCAGGTGAAAAAGGAGTTACAATCAAGGGTTTAATTTATTTCTGTGCGAATGTTCTTGGGTTAAACAAAAATGAGATTTCTTTAAGAACATTTGACTATCAAAAATTAGATCCTAAATCTCGAAAGGGATTCCCAATTAGATTAAATCATTATCAGACTGATATCTCTAAGATTAAACGTGATTTAGAGTGGGCGCCAACTTTTGATTTACTTAATGGTTTAAGGGATAGTTTTGTGAAAGATTTTAATAATAAAAAGAGTGAGGAGTTTGATGAAAATTCAGATCATATTCTTTTTGATTCTTAA
- a CDS encoding DUF3685 domain-containing protein, with protein MELISKKSILIIAPSLIAESLSLKLTSLDQNLDINFNNGTGDKTPELVIWNVLNFQSEDLIRLELLKLREKYDESKFLIILSGEFVYEANTPPSLNAEGFLLNPGAEKVLESIDTILNGGRVFDIENNSLVQLNKNKPLSFSQKILTSGLKQIDSEINYIFKYVNSDSTPEFYKFILKGRLRELITAKSFLIFLWGNSLELYTEAVYTENKINLENKNTVFIKDKNTAEIWNLILDRLKERYSSTNLQVEFNNSSIILSGIKKEFISRLICKMLDELDNLVKNIKENYKEKDFKDDLNSLIKELKVNTISNITDSYFRLKKGGESISINDFIYSEVSCEEIDRESHESIMFIEPIIKNEALDYDGKLLPLYETESFLILENIISNWTIRNCNLLASEIFNICSSWPELRTVLINPELQSTRNFERFRNNINNYNRWHDYIYMPIYLYESKREYIDIIDKKFTRYFKNENREKELENLEWLQKQVTLLVEIRDAVAPQLEVAVKYIGNLFVTFLTKVVGKAIGLVGKGILQGLGRSSSK; from the coding sequence TTGGAATTAATTTCAAAAAAATCGATATTGATTATTGCTCCAAGCTTAATAGCAGAATCTTTATCGCTTAAGTTAACATCTCTAGACCAAAATTTAGACATTAACTTTAATAATGGAACAGGTGATAAAACTCCGGAGTTAGTTATATGGAATGTTCTTAATTTCCAATCAGAAGATCTTATAAGGTTAGAATTACTGAAATTAAGAGAAAAATATGATGAGTCAAAGTTTCTTATAATTCTCTCAGGCGAATTTGTTTATGAAGCAAATACCCCTCCATCGTTAAATGCTGAAGGTTTTCTTTTAAATCCCGGTGCAGAAAAAGTTCTTGAATCTATTGATACCATTTTAAACGGAGGAAGGGTATTTGATATTGAAAATAATTCCCTAGTTCAATTAAACAAAAATAAGCCTCTCTCTTTTAGTCAAAAAATTCTAACTTCAGGTCTTAAACAAATAGATTCTGAAATTAACTATATATTCAAATATGTCAACTCTGATTCAACACCAGAATTTTATAAATTCATTTTAAAAGGAAGATTAAGAGAACTTATTACTGCAAAATCTTTTCTAATTTTCTTATGGGGTAATTCACTAGAACTTTATACAGAGGCAGTTTACACTGAAAATAAAATTAATCTTGAAAATAAGAACACTGTTTTCATTAAAGATAAAAACACCGCAGAAATATGGAATTTGATTTTAGATAGACTAAAAGAAAGGTATAGCTCAACCAACTTACAGGTTGAATTTAATAATTCATCAATAATTCTCTCTGGAATAAAGAAAGAATTCATTTCGCGACTAATTTGCAAAATGTTAGATGAGTTAGATAATTTAGTCAAAAATATTAAGGAAAACTATAAGGAGAAAGATTTTAAAGATGATTTAAATTCTCTTATAAAAGAACTTAAAGTTAATACAATTTCAAATATTACAGACAGTTATTTTCGATTAAAAAAAGGAGGCGAATCTATTTCAATAAATGATTTTATTTATAGTGAGGTAAGTTGCGAAGAGATAGATAGAGAATCACATGAATCAATTATGTTTATTGAGCCAATTATTAAAAATGAAGCTCTTGACTATGATGGAAAATTACTCCCTCTATATGAAACAGAATCATTTTTGATCCTTGAAAATATTATTTCAAACTGGACAATAAGGAACTGTAATTTATTAGCTTCTGAAATCTTTAATATTTGTTCTTCTTGGCCTGAATTAAGAACTGTACTTATAAATCCCGAATTACAATCGACAAGAAATTTTGAAAGATTTAGAAATAATATTAATAACTACAATCGCTGGCATGACTATATTTATATGCCTATCTACTTGTATGAGAGTAAAAGAGAATATATTGATATTATCGATAAAAAATTTACCCGTTACTTTAAAAATGAAAATAGGGAGAAAGAATTAGAGAATCTAGAATGGCTACAAAAACAAGTTACATTGTTAGTTGAGATAAGAGATGCCGTAGCACCGCAGTTAGAAGTTGCTGTAAAATATATCGGTAATCTTTTCGTAACTTTCCTTACAAAGGTCGTTGGTAAAGCTATCGGTTTAGTGGGGAAAGGAATCCTTCAAGGATTAGGAAGATCAAGTTCAAAGTAA
- a CDS encoding YqeG family HAD IIIA-type phosphatase gives MRSILNINWDSNLPIYNISQSELQKKGINSLLLDVDGTLVNRKSNMIPKAVKNWIIESKKLFSLYLISNNPSKKRIEKIAKELNLSYKYNASKPRKKVTLSAIKEIGREPKNIAIIGDRIFTDIIVGNRCDIKTILVKRLNRDGLPIKFNLTLTIEKLISHFIK, from the coding sequence ATGAGATCTATCCTAAATATCAATTGGGATTCAAACTTACCAATATATAATATTTCTCAATCTGAGTTGCAAAAAAAAGGAATTAATTCTTTATTGCTAGACGTGGATGGGACTCTAGTAAATAGAAAATCAAATATGATCCCAAAAGCTGTAAAAAATTGGATTATAGAATCTAAAAAACTTTTCTCCTTATATCTAATAAGTAATAATCCATCAAAAAAAAGAATCGAAAAAATAGCGAAAGAATTAAATTTAAGTTATAAATACAATGCATCAAAACCTAGAAAAAAAGTAACTTTGTCTGCTATCAAAGAAATTGGCAGAGAGCCAAAAAATATAGCCATTATTGGCGACAGAATTTTTACAGATATTATTGTTGGGAATAGATGTGATATAAAAACAATATTAGTTAAGAGATTAAATAGAGATGGCCTGCCTATAAAATTTAATTTAACTTTGACAATAGAAAAATTAATTTCTCATTTTATAAAATGA
- the nth gene encoding endonuclease III, with protein MRKSERAEIIRKELKKLYPSPPIPLDHTNAYTLLVAVVLSAQSTDKKVNELTKRLFKVADNPEKMIQLGINGIYEYIKFLGLSNQKSKNIFNLSKLLIEKHNGKVPNSFEKLESLPGVGHKTASVVMSQVFKIPSFPVDTHIHRLSQRWGLSNGDSVVQTEKDLKKIFPVNDWNTLHLQIIFYGREYCTARGCDGTKCYLCRTLYPKRKKKFICKKP; from the coding sequence ATGAGAAAGTCTGAAAGAGCAGAAATAATACGCAAGGAACTTAAAAAGTTATATCCATCGCCTCCAATACCCCTTGATCATACAAATGCATATACACTTCTAGTCGCCGTAGTTTTAAGTGCTCAATCAACAGATAAGAAAGTTAATGAATTAACAAAAAGGTTATTTAAGGTTGCAGATAATCCAGAAAAGATGATCCAGCTAGGTATTAATGGCATTTACGAATACATAAAATTTTTAGGTCTATCTAATCAAAAATCAAAGAACATCTTTAACTTATCTAAACTATTGATTGAAAAGCATAATGGTAAGGTCCCAAATTCTTTTGAGAAACTTGAATCTCTTCCAGGGGTAGGTCATAAAACAGCCTCAGTTGTAATGTCTCAAGTGTTTAAAATACCCTCGTTCCCTGTCGATACTCACATACACAGGTTGTCACAAAGATGGGGGCTATCAAATGGAGATAGCGTAGTTCAAACAGAAAAAGACCTAAAAAAAATATTTCCTGTTAATGATTGGAATACCTTACATTTGCAAATAATCTTTTATGGCAGAGAATATTGCACAGCAAGAGGCTGTGATGGAACAAAATGTTATTTGTGTCGCACTCTTTATCCCAAAAGAAAAAAGAAATTTATATGTAAAAAGCCTTAA
- a CDS encoding ferritin yields MKENNLKIKKLVNFGPSGRAVAQPIDNSLLDNIFEHLTMERYANVQYFSIYLWFQERDLNGFASHFLSESKGEMEHAQKFADYLIARGQSVKLDEIPAPVQDWDSIEDLISYSFNMEADLTSSLQQLYSISERISDTRTNVFLDPIIDAQTKSEDEFANILGKVKFASNQPSAILLIDSDLKKK; encoded by the coding sequence ATGAAGGAAAATAATCTAAAAATAAAGAAATTAGTTAATTTTGGTCCATCCGGAAGAGCTGTTGCACAACCAATTGACAATAGTTTATTGGATAATATTTTTGAACATCTAACAATGGAAAGATATGCCAATGTTCAATATTTTTCCATATACCTCTGGTTTCAAGAACGAGATTTAAATGGATTTGCTTCTCATTTTCTAAGTGAATCAAAAGGTGAAATGGAACATGCACAGAAATTTGCAGATTACTTAATCGCAAGAGGACAAAGTGTAAAACTAGATGAAATTCCCGCACCAGTTCAAGATTGGGATTCAATAGAGGATCTAATTTCTTATTCTTTCAACATGGAGGCTGATTTAACTTCATCTCTGCAACAACTATATTCTATTTCAGAAAGAATTTCAGATACAAGAACAAACGTATTTTTAGATCCAATCATTGATGCTCAAACAAAATCAGAGGATGAATTCGCAAACATACTTGGTAAAGTAAAGTTTGCTTCTAATCAACCTTCTGCCATCTTATTAATAGATAGTGATTTAAAGAAAAAATAA
- a CDS encoding SDR family oxidoreductase: MKIAITGASGKTGYRISEEAVKNGYKVRQIIRKNSKVTAGLESLETIRVSLDKKGELDKALKNIDALVIATGARASLDLTGPAKVDALGVYRQLESCKRVGIKRVILVSSLCTGKLFHPLNLFGLILIWKKIGENFLRNSNFEWTIIRPGGLKENEDIKSENINYSKEDTQFNGSIPRRLVAECCIDSLKNKESINKLIEVTSSNDNKKISFKKAMQMI; encoded by the coding sequence ATGAAAATTGCAATTACTGGTGCATCGGGCAAAACAGGATATAGAATCTCCGAAGAAGCAGTTAAAAATGGATATAAAGTAAGGCAAATCATTAGAAAAAATTCAAAAGTCACAGCAGGACTAGAGAGTTTAGAAACAATTAGGGTTTCATTAGACAAAAAAGGAGAACTTGATAAAGCTTTAAAAAACATTGATGCTTTGGTAATTGCGACTGGAGCAAGAGCATCATTAGATTTAACGGGTCCTGCAAAGGTTGATGCATTAGGCGTATACAGGCAATTAGAGAGTTGCAAAAGAGTTGGTATTAAAAGGGTTATTTTAGTTAGTTCCCTTTGTACTGGTAAATTATTTCACCCATTAAACTTATTTGGTTTAATTCTTATTTGGAAGAAAATAGGTGAAAACTTTCTACGAAATTCAAATTTTGAATGGACTATTATTAGACCTGGAGGATTAAAGGAAAATGAAGATATTAAATCAGAAAATATAAATTATTCAAAAGAGGATACTCAATTTAATGGATCAATCCCTAGAAGATTAGTTGCGGAATGTTGCATAGATTCTTTAAAAAACAAAGAATCCATAAATAAATTAATAGAAGTTACAAGTTCGAATGATAATAAAAAGATATCTTTTAAAAAAGCTATGCAAATGATTTAA
- a CDS encoding CDP-alcohol phosphatidyltransferase family protein, with protein MLLKKNLKNLALNIPNLLSISRLFLIFPLILFLEINRPVYVFILIIIGGLTDYLDGLIARKFNLKTRLGAILDPLSDKVFYLIPLTFLCKNNIIPFWSLSLIFFRELIISSLRNSTKDGLPASKLGKIKTFFFFISVISFFTPLKISLLNNLALIFYWFGFILTFVTLLGYLRIKKNMI; from the coding sequence TTGCTATTAAAAAAAAATCTCAAAAATTTGGCATTAAATATTCCCAACTTACTATCGATATCTCGCCTTTTCCTTATATTTCCATTAATACTTTTTTTAGAAATTAACAGGCCTGTTTATGTTTTTATATTGATTATTATTGGAGGTTTGACTGATTATCTTGACGGGTTAATTGCAAGGAAATTTAATCTTAAAACCAGATTAGGAGCTATCCTTGATCCCCTAAGCGATAAAGTATTCTATTTAATTCCTTTAACCTTCCTTTGTAAAAATAATATTATACCCTTTTGGTCTTTGTCATTAATTTTTTTTAGAGAATTAATTATCTCCAGCCTAAGGAACTCGACAAAAGACGGTTTGCCAGCATCTAAGTTAGGTAAAATTAAAACATTTTTCTTTTTTATTTCAGTAATCTCCTTCTTTACACCATTAAAAATAAGTTTATTAAATAATTTGGCTTTAATTTTTTATTGGTTTGGATTCATCCTGACTTTTGTGACTTTATTAGGTTATTTAAGAATCAAAAAGAATATGATCTGA
- a CDS encoding thylakoid membrane photosystem I accumulation factor, which translates to MKIIQWILIALIFLSPFKANASRDTDSYDGNIFPIYAGNGAIVPPQTTLQESLKNKRVAVLFFYLDDSSDSKAMAPIISGLDLIWRNNIDIIALTTDELQDKEKSDLINEPNYYWNGLIPQTIILNSDGEVKFDKNGMINIDELNKVIGELKGIDIEETTFSVESFNEYNSIISEKKNKNKN; encoded by the coding sequence ATGAAAATAATTCAATGGATCCTGATAGCATTAATTTTCTTAAGCCCATTTAAAGCAAATGCCTCTAGAGATACTGATAGTTATGATGGCAACATTTTCCCAATATACGCAGGTAATGGGGCTATAGTTCCTCCCCAGACAACTCTTCAGGAATCATTAAAAAATAAAAGAGTTGCAGTTTTATTTTTTTATCTTGACGACAGCTCGGATAGTAAAGCTATGGCTCCGATAATATCCGGTTTAGATTTGATATGGAGAAATAATATAGATATCATTGCTCTAACTACTGATGAATTACAGGATAAAGAAAAGTCTGATCTTATAAATGAACCTAATTATTATTGGAACGGATTAATTCCACAAACCATTATTTTAAATAGTGATGGTGAAGTTAAATTTGATAAAAATGGAATGATTAATATCGATGAATTAAACAAAGTTATTGGAGAACTAAAGGGAATTGATATAGAAGAAACGACATTTTCTGTAGAAAGCTTTAATGAATACAACAGTATCATTTCTGAAAAAAAAAATAAAAACAAAAATTAA
- the ruvX gene encoding Holliday junction resolvase RuvX: protein MKFCKPKPKSILSLDIGSKRIGLAYCDPLCITSNILPAVKRFENNQEIKIIRNYINEFNLTGFIVGIPLDEKGKMTTQAIDCKNYGQLLSNELKLPFSYVNEHSSTWESSERFGIKKDKSGLIDSFSAKIILEQWIEEGPELEEIAGKRQIKD from the coding sequence GTGAAATTTTGCAAACCCAAGCCCAAATCAATTTTGAGTTTGGATATAGGTTCCAAAAGAATAGGATTAGCTTATTGTGATCCCCTCTGCATAACATCAAATATACTTCCAGCAGTAAAACGATTTGAAAATAATCAAGAGATTAAAATCATTAGAAATTATATAAATGAATTTAATTTGACTGGTTTTATTGTGGGTATTCCGCTAGATGAGAAAGGTAAAATGACCACTCAAGCTATTGACTGTAAAAATTACGGTCAATTACTTTCAAATGAATTAAAGCTTCCATTTTCTTATGTCAACGAACATAGTTCAACTTGGGAATCTTCAGAAAGATTTGGAATAAAAAAAGATAAATCCGGATTAATTGATAGTTTTTCAGCAAAAATAATACTTGAACAATGGATCGAAGAGGGTCCTGAATTAGAAGAAATAGCTGGTAAACGTCAGATAAAAGATTAG